A single Cucumis melo cultivar AY chromosome 4, USDA_Cmelo_AY_1.0, whole genome shotgun sequence DNA region contains:
- the LOC103503734 gene encoding gamma-glutamylcyclotransferase 2-1: protein MVFWVFGYGSLVWNPGFEFDEKIIGYIKDYKRVFDLACIDHRGTPENPARTLTLEQEEGAICWGAAYCVRGTPERERAAMEYLEHRECEYDQKTLVNFYKEENSIEPALTGVIVFTSTPDKEVNKYYLGPAPLEDMARQIATAVGPCGNNRDYIFMLEKALFNIGHEEEMVIELANEVRKVLDLLENGISRDNKLLGAAPHIVLKSHIPSLELQPLPEAIATDS, encoded by the exons ATGGTGTTCTGGGTATTTGGGTATGGCTCATTGGTGTggaatccaggatttgaatttgaTGAGAAAATTATAGGCTATATCAAGGATTATAAGCGTGTTTTCGACCTCG CATGCATTGATCACAGAGGTACTCCAGAAAATCCTGCTAGGACTCTTACTTTGGAACAGGAAGAAGGAGCTATTTGT TGGGGAGCAGCTTACTGCGTGCGGGGGACTCCTGAAAGGGAAAGAGCTGCAATGGAG TATTTGGAGCATAGAGAATGTGAATATGATCAAAAGACACTTGTTAACTTTTACAAG GAAGAAAACTCTATTGAACCTGCGCTTACAGGAGTAATTGT TTTCACGTCCACTCCGGACAAAGAAGTGAACAAATACTACTTGGGCCCTGCTCCATTAGAGGATATGGCTAG ACAAATTGCAACTGCTGTTGGGCCTTGTGGAAACAATAGAGACTATATTTTCATGTTAGAAAAGGCATTATTTAACATAG GTCACGAGGAGGAAATGGTAATCGAGCTTGCTAACGAGGTGAGAAAAGTCCTCGACCTCCTCGAGAACGGAATCTCAAGGGATAACAAACTGCTTGGAGCAGCGCCTCACATAGTACTCAAGTCACACATACCATCCTTAGAACTGCAACCGCTTCCAGAAGCCATAGCCACAGACTCCTAA